The following nucleotide sequence is from Halalkalicoccus subterraneus.
AGCGTGTTCGTGGTCGTCGGGCTCGCGTTGGGGTGGCTCCTGTTGACCCGGGGAATCGACAGCGCTCTCACGGAGGCACGGTTGGTCATAGGTCTTGGAATCGGTTCGGCGGTCATGCTATTGTTCGGCGCTCTGTTCGTTTCGCTCGGGCTCGGGACCGGACTCCGAGTGTAGCCCCGGACGACGTTTTTCCCGCTGGGGTTCCATCCATCGATATGGCCCGTGAGAGGGTGTCCGAAACCTATCACGCCGCACTCGTCCACGGTTTCGCCGACGTGGGAGACGCGACCCGAATCGGGGTCGTCCGTCAGCCAACGGCAGGGTTATCCGGGTCGGTCGACGAGAACCGCCCCGAGCTCGGCCCGCCGGAGGAATTGATGGAGGGGTTCGAGCGTCGGCACGAGGACCTGAAGATGCGCGGGATGTGCGACGAGGGTGCACACAACGCCGCGTGGGACGAAGTGGGGTTCGAGGAGCGCTATCGGAACCATCTCGGACGCGACGCCGCCGAGGAGGTGCTTTCGGAACTCGTCGACCGAATCGCGGCGGGCGAGCGACTCGTCCTCGTCTGCTACGGGAAGTCGACCAAACGCTGTCACCGCCACCTGCTCGTCGAGGTGATCGAAAGCCGACTCGATTCCGATACGTGAACGAGACCGTCATACCGCCCTCGACGACGACCGGAACGACAGTTTCGAAACCACCGCCGACTCCGCGGTCGGGCCGACGCACGCCGCCATAGTTCGTTCGAGAATAATATATATTATTTGATATTCCGATGTCACGCAGAAAGTATTTATACCCATACCTCCTTGCGAAATATGCCGTCACGGAGACGGCCGTTGTGCCTGTCAGAGGCCACCCCCCCCCATCGCACTCTCGATGGCGATCACATCGCCATTCACGGTACGCTGGCGATCACCTTTCCCCCCCACGATCGCCGCGCGATCCGGGCCGTTCCCGGATCGCGTCGCGTACTTCTTTCGTAGAACGAACCGGAAACGAAGAGCGAACGGCGGTCGTTTCGATCAGGCCGATGCCTGCGCCCGAACGGCTTCGGCCAGCGCCGGATGTAAGACCGGCCGATCCTCCTCGTCGCGCTGGAGTAGCGGTTCCCCACCGAGTTCCTCCTCCAGAGTTCCGACCCGCTTTTTGACCGTCCGTTCGGTGTAGCCCGTCTCCTCGGCGAGCTCTTCCGTCGTCAGCGGTCCCTCGGCGGCCGCGAGCGCGAGGGCGATCTCGTACTCCGAGTCACGGTACTCGGACGCCATCTTCTCCGCGAGCGCGGCCAACTTCGACGGGATTTCCTCGGTTGCCATACTCCTTCTGTGAGCAGCGGGTATGTAAAACCTATACTGTCGCGACGAGCGCGGCCGCGAGGACAGCCCCAACCGAGAGCGCGACGTTCACCCCCGCGTAGATCGCGGCGAGGGCGGCCGACTCGTTTTCCACCAACCGGACCGTATCGACCGAGAACGACGAGAACGTCGTGAACGCGCCACAGGCACCGACCCCGACGAACAGCGACAGGTTCCCGTCGACCGGGCCGAACGTCACCCAACCGAGGACGAAGCTCCCGACGACGTTCACGACGAGCGTCTCGGCCGGAAATCGCCCCGATACGGGGCCGACTGCGAGCCCGACGAGATAGCGCAGTACCGCACCGATCGCCCCGCCAACGCCGACCAACACGGCCTCGATCATCGTGACCCTCCGAGCGCGAGGTGTCGCCCCACGAGGACCGCGGCGAACCCACAGGCGTAGTTTCCGAGTGCGTTTAGGACCCCCCACAGCGGCGATGCGGTCGCCGTTTCGAGGGCGAAGGTGCTGTAGGTGGTGTACGAGGAGAGAAAGCCGGTCGCAACGAACAGCCGTACCCGCGGGGAGATCCGGTCGCTGGTCGCCGTCGTGTAGAAGACGTACCCGAGCGCGAAACTGCCGGTGACGTTGACCGCGAACGTCGCCAGCAGCCCGGGCGTGAGCAAGGCTACGCCGTATCGGGCGATCGAACCGAGAAACCCCCCGAGCGCGATCAGTCCGATGGCGAGCGGTCGCGAGGTCGTCATCGGCTGTCGGTTCTCGACGGAGGGTAGTAAAGAAGTCGAACCGCGCGTTACAGACCGCCCTGACGGCGGGGCCGGTCGCGATCGGTCAGCGACTCGATCACCGGGCGGGCGGTCTCGACGATCGCCCACGTTCTCGCGGGGTTCTGCTTCGCGATGAAGGTGAGCGCGCCCATAACGGTCAGAGCCGTGACGAACGTGATGACGATAGCGCTACTGATGGCGAAGGGTATGAGGACCGCGATGAATGTGATACTGACGCCATTGATGAACAGCAGTGCGCCGATCAACAGGAGGGCCCTGTTGATCAGGGACACCGAGCCGCCGGAGCCGCGATCGGACCCGCGCCGCCCGGCGGAACGGCGAGAGGTATGGTCGGATAACGAATCCATAATCACCTGTCTGGTGGGGACCCTCTTGAAACTCAGTCAGCTATCCGTCAGACAATCGTGTTTCATTCGAAACGACACGGCCTCGAACGATCGGCGGTCGAGGCGGGCGAATCCCAACCGACAGTGTCGAATGAGTGGCGACACGTCTAGACGGTATGATCGGTAAACTCGATCTCGATCGCCTGTCCGAGGTGTTCGCCCGGACGGGCGTCGACGACGAGGACGTGCTGGTCGGTCCGGCCTACGGAGAGGACACCGCCGCGATCCGTATCGGCGAGCAGCTGCTCGTGGTCAACACCGACCCCGTCTCGCTGGCCGCCGAACGCATCGGCGAGATCGGCCTTCACGTCGCCTGCAACGACGTCGCCGCCTCGGGCGGCGAGCCCCGCTGGCTCACCGCGGCGGTCTTCCTGCCCGACGACGCCTCGCTCGACGCCGTCGTAACGCAGCTCGACGAGGCGGCCCGCGAGGTCGGCGTCTCGATCGTCGGCGGCCACACGGAGTACGCCCCCGAACGCGACCGCCCGCTCGTGGCGCTCACCTGTCTCGGCCTCGCCGACGAGTACGTCCCGACGGGAGGTGCGAAACCGGGTGACGCCGTGATCCTCACCAAGGGCGCGGGAATCGAGGGCACGGCCATCCTCGCGACCGATTTTCGAGGGTCGGTCTCCCTTCCCTCGGAGCTCCTCGATCGCGGGGCGGCGCTGTTTTCGGAGCTGAGCGTCCTCCCCGAGGCCCGAATCCTCCGCGAGGACGCCACCGCGATGCACGACCCGACCGAGGGCGGGCTGGTCGACGGCACGCTCGAACTCGCGGTCGCCTCCGACGTGTGCGTCGAGATCGAGCGCGACCGTGTCCCGGTCCGCGAGAGTACCCGCGAGCTTTGCGGGGCGATGGACGTCGACCCGCTGAAGGTATTCGGCTCGGGCGCGCTACTGGCGACGATACCCGAGGAACTGGTCGAACAGGCGCTCGCCGCGCTCGATTCGGCGGGGATCGAGGCGGGCGCGATCGGCACGGTACGGGAGGGTGAACCTGCCCTCTCGCTCGACGGCAAGCGGATCACCGAGCCGGTCCGGGACGACCTCTACGAGCTATGGGCGTAGTTTCGCCCGAAGCTCGTCGGGATCGACGCGGTACTTGAACGCGGGGCGCCCCTCCACGAACACGTAGGGAACGCGCTCGCCGTACTCCGCTTCGAGGCCCGCCTCGTCGACGTCCACGAGGGCGAGATCCACGTCGGCATCAGTCTCCTCGGCCACGTCCTCGATCGTCCCGATCGCCTCCGCACACAGGTGGCAGTCCTCGCGGGTGTAGACGGTGATCTCGGTTGGTTCGGTCACGGTCGAAAGGAGGGGCGGGATCGACAGGGGCGTTTCGGTTCTCGACGTCGGCAGAACGGTTCGGGATCGACAGTGTATTCACTCATAGTCGAGTGAGCCGAGTCATGAGTCAGCAGCCAATCCGACTCGGCGTCGTCGGTCTCGGGTTCATGGGACAGGTCCACGCCGAGAACACCGAGCAGTTCGGCCACGACGTGGTGGCCGGCACCGACCTCGACGGGGAGGCCCGCGAGAACTTCGCCGACCGGTTCGACGCGGCGACCTACGAGGAGTTCGAGCGGATGTACGACGAGGAGGACCTCGATGCGGTCGCGGTTTCGGTCCCGAACAAGTTCCACGAACCGGCGGTCGTTGCCGCGCTCGAACGCGGGCTTGACGTCCTCTGTGAGAAACCGCTCGCCCACACCCTCGATAGTGCGGAACGGATCGGTGCGGCCGCGCGCGATTCGGAGGGGTTCTGCGCGGTGAACTTCCACAACCGCCTGTCGGCGGCCGCGGAAATGGTCAAGGGCTACGACGAGGAGGGAATGTTCGGCGAGATCACCCACATCCGGGGCAACTACGTCCGCTGGCGGGGCGTTCCCGGACTGGGAACGTGGTTCACCTCGAAGGAACTCGCGGGCGGAGGCGCGCTCGTCGACATCGGCGTCCACGCCATCGACTTCGCGCTCTACCTGCTGGATTTCCCGGCCGTCGAGGAGGTCATGGGGATCAGCCGGTCGAACTTCGCGGGCCGCGATGACTACGCCGATCCCGAGGACTGGGGCACCGGCGACGGCGAGTTCGACGTCGAGGACTCCGTTACGGCGTTGATCCGGTGTGAGTCGGGCCAGACGATCTCGCTCGAAGTCTCGTGGGCCGCCTCTCAGGAGCCGACCAACGAGTTCACGGTCCGGGGCACCGACGCGGGCGCACGCCTCAGCCTCGGTGAGGAGGAGTTGGAGATGTTCGAGACCGGCCATCAGGGGACGGACCACTTCGTGCGCTCCGAACTGGAGGGGAGTCTCCCCGAAACGGGCTGGGCGGCGACGGACAAACTCTTCGCCGAAAGCGTCACCCGCGGCGAGGCACCCGAACTCAACACGGTCGAGCAGGCGCTGACCGTCCAGCGGGTCATCGACGCGATCTATCGCTCCGCGGAAGAAGGGACGTCGGTTCGAGTCGAGTAGCCGGTTCAGTCCTCGTTGGCTCGACCGAGGAAGACGAGCGCCGCGCCGAGAAGTGCGACGTTCTGCAGGAAGTTCGTCTGTTCGGTGTCGCGCTCCTGGCCTTCCGCGTTCCAGAAGTCGTGCATCAGCGGCGTCACGCCGACGAGGAAGCCGGCGATCGCGCCGGCGGCCAGTCGGGGGACCCGCCAGAGGATCACGGCGAGGCTGCCGAAAGCGAGCATCCCGCTCGCGAAGGGGACTAGTCTCTCGGCTTCGGGGACGTCCTTCGAGTCGGCGTAGCCGATCATGGCTTCGAGTTCCTGGAAATTGCTGTACGCGAGCGCGGCGAGACTCCCGCCGAACAGGAGTCGGCCGAGCAGCGACGGTGTGTCCTTGCTCATGAACACCGGCCGTAGGCCTGCGAGGCCCAAAAGCCGCCGGGTATCGGCAGCCCTGAAGTAGCACTTGATTGACGGGACAAATTGATAACAGGGTCGGTAGTACGTGACCACGGGGAATGCAGATGCCAACCTGTGCCACATGCGGCGAACACGTAACTGGGCGGTTCCAACGTGTGTTCGCCGGAAACGACGGCGAAGTCCACGGCTGTCCGGCCTGTACCGATATGACCGCAATCATCAACGGTGCGCCGGCCCGACGGTAGCGCCCGTCGGACCTCGTCACGTACAAGTAACACACCGACAAACGGGGGGACAAGCGATGTCGTCACGCCTTCGTGGCCCCCCGAAGCCACGCAGCGAAAAGGAGCCGGACGCTCCCGACGCGGGGACGTTCGTCACCTTCGTAGTGATGATGGCCGTCATCTCCGTCGTGATCGTCGGGATCGGCGGCGTACTGCACGGCTTCCCGACCCTTTCCGAGCCCGCGGGCTCGTCCGACTCCGGTGGTGACCCGAGCGGCGCGACCGGACCGACCGACTCCGACGAGGAGAACGGCACCGCTCCGGGCGAGGGGATGGACGGCGAGCCGGCCTCCGACGACGGCGGTAATGGGGTCGACGACGATGACGGCGACGGTGGATCCGGCGACTCGGACGACGCCGAGGACGAACCGATCCTCGACTCGGGTGAAGCGGACCCGCCCGACAATGACGATCAGGGAGAATCGGTCGAGGAAACCGACGAGGACGAGGACACGCAGGCGAACGAGTCCGATCCGGTGGATGCCGGAGAACCGGATGAGACGGACGAGGCAGAAGACGCGGGGTCGCAAACGGATTCCGAGGGAGGAAACGAGGACACCGGGGACGAGAATACCGACGATCCCAGCGATTCCGACGATGAGGACGAACCGATCGATGACGGGGACGAACCGGCTGACGACGAGCCGGAGGACGAGGCGAACGAAACCGCCGAAGCCGACTCCGATGAGAACGGGACGATCGCGATCGAGGGTGAGGAGGGAACCGGCAGCGGGTTCGGGACGGACTAACACCCAGCGTTCGCCGTCGGTCTTCGCACCCTCACCGTCCTTCCAGTCTGCGCTCGACGGCCGTTCGCAGTTCGTGAGTCGCATTGACGGAGTCCTCGGCGGCCGTGATCGCTGAGATGACGGCGACGCCGTCCGCTCCCGCCTCGATCACCGACGCGGCGTTCTCAGCAGTTACGCCGCCGATCCCCACCACCGGGACGTCGACCGCCGATGCGATTTCCGCGACGCGCTCGACGCCGATCCCGTTGTTCGTTGCCTCGACGTCCGCTTTCGAGGTGGTGGTGAAGACCGCCCCCACCCCAAGGTAGTCGGCCCCGCTCGCTTTCGCCGCCCGCGCTCCCTCCACCGTCGAAACCGAGCGCCCGATGACGGCATCGTGGCCGAGTATCGACCTCGCAGCGTCGATCGGGAGGTCGTCGGTACCTAGATGGACGCCGTCGGCGTCGATCGCGGCCGCGATGTCGACGCGGTCGTTGACCAGCAGGTCGATCCCCGCCTCGCGGGTCTGCTCCCTCAGTTCCATCCCGAGTTCGTACCGCTCGCGGGCGGTCGTGTGCTTCTCCCGTAGCTGGACGGCGTCGATTCCCCCGTCGATGGCCGCCGCAACGATCTCGCGGGTCGAACGTCCCGCCGAGAGGTCCGCCTCCGTTACGAGATATGTGCTGTAAGCTCGACTCACGAGTGGTCGCTACGGGAGGCACGAAAAGAACTACCCGGGTTCGGTCGGCTTGCTGTCGTGGAAAAGCCGCCGTAGTGCTCCGTCAGGGATTCGAACCCTGGTCATTGCCGTGAGAGGGCAATATGATTGGCCGGGCTACACCAACGGAGCTCGTTTGTCTCCTTCGCACTCCTCGATAGCTCCGAGAGTCGTTTAACGGTTGCGTTTTCCGGCGGGTGTGTCGGGCGCTATCGTACGATCAGGCCTCCAACTCGAGCGCCGATCGAGTCGCATCGGGCTCGAAACCGGGTCGACTGATGATGTTCTCGCGTCCCACCCGGAGCTTGCCGATCGCCCCGTCCGATTCCATCTCCGAAAGCAGCATGCTCACCTTCGCCTTCGACCAGCCGGTCGATTCGACGATCCGCGTCTGGCGCATCCGACCGGCGTTATCGTCGAGCAGCCGCAGTACCTGTTCTTCGTTCGTGAGAACGTCCTTCGACGGGGCCGATCGATGCGTGACCTCTGCGGACGGTTCGTCCGTCGAGGCGTCCTCGTATCGGCGCCATGCGCTGACACTTCCGTATACGATCAGGAGTCCGATCCCGACCGCCGTCACCCACTCTACGATCGCCGACAGCGGATTCGGAACCGACAGTGGCAACGTCGAAGATTGTTCAATTATCCGATGCATATACAGATACAATATACGTCATCAGTAAAAGGTGTTGTGCCCGGGACGAGAGGCGAACAGTAAACACGCTCGCCGCCGAGGGAGAGGTATGGAGACGCTCTCGCTCGAAGGACGTACGGCACTGCTGACCGGCGCGAGTTCAGGGATCGGAACCGCCGCGGCCCACGCACTGGCCCGCGAAGGGGTGGATCTCGCGCTCGCTGCACGCCGCGAGGAACGGCTGAACGATCTCGCCGACGATCTCGCCGAGTACGGCATCGAAACGCTCGTCGTTCCGACGGACGTCCGGGACGAGGAAAGCGTCGAGGCGATGGTCGACGAGACGGTCGAGCGCTTCGGCGGTCTCGACGTCCTCTTGAACAACGCGGGGCTCGGCCGGGGCGGCGCGGTCGAATCGCTCTCGACTGAGGACTATCGTCTCATGCAGGACACCAACGTCGACGGGATGTTCTTCGCGACGCGGGCGGCCCTGCCGCACCTGAAGGAGTCGGAGGGCAACCTGATCTTCATCGGGAGTTTCGCCGGGCACTTCCCCCGGCCGTCGAACCCGGTCTACGCGGCGACCAAATGGTGGACCCGGGGGTTCGCTCACAGCGTTCAAGCCAGCGTCGGCGACGAAGACGTCGCGGTCTCGGTGATCAACCCCTCGGAGGTACGGACGGAGTTCGGGAGCGCCTCGGGCGAGTCCTTCGAGGAGCGATTCGGGGAGGGCGAGGTCACCGAGCCCGAGGAGATCGCCGACGCGGTCGTCTTCGCCGCGGGCCAGCAGAACTCGACGGTGAGCGAACTCGACCTCTATCGACGCGACAAGTTCGAGAACTTCTGAAACGGGACCTCGCTCAGTCGTCGGAGCCGGTATCGGGAAGCGGACAGCTCCCTGCGGTGTCGATCCCGGTCTCGTCGGCGGTGGACCCGTCGTTCAGCACGACCGCCTCGCCAGTCACGTCGATCATCGTGTCGGTGACCTCGTTGTCGCCCGCACCCTCGAAGACGATGCCGTTCCGGCGCGTCCCCGATTGGCTGATACAGACGTTCTCGATCGTGTTGTCATCGCGCGAGAAGCGCATCGCACCCCGGTAGCTCCCACCACCGGTGACCGAGACGTTCTCGATCGTTCTCGTACCAGCGTCGACGGCGGTGGCGTCGTCGACGTAGACCGCGTAGCTGGTGCGCGAGCCGTCCGAGCGACGGGTAGTGTACTCCTCGCCGACGTGGATGCGGGTGTTCCGCAGATCGAATGAACCGCCCGAATACGCGCCGACGACGGCGCCCGTTCCTTGGCCATTCTCGACGCTGATCTCGCAGTTCTCGATACCCACGGGACCGGAGCCGTCCGCGATTCGGATGCCGCGCATGTTCCCGAACCCGTCGGGCTGCTCGTCGACGACGACCTCGCAGTCCTCGACGGAACTGCCGGCGCTCCCCAGACGAATCTGCGCCACGTTGCTGTTGGCGTAGTGCCCGCCCTCGACGGAGACGGGCCCCGAGGAATGGGAGGCGTACAGCCCGTTGTCCGCGAAGCCCTCGATCTCACAGTCCCGAAACGTGATCGAACCGGTCGTGTTGACGTAGACGCCCGTCCCTGAGCCGCCGTCGGTCGCCTGCAGGTTCTCGATCAGGCTGTGGCCGTCCTCGTCGAGCGTCCGGAATCCGAAGGCCGTCCCGCCATCGTGAAAGCCCTCCTTCCGGAGATCGCGGACCACGAGGCCGTCGGTGGCGCTGACGACGACCTCGGGGGCGACGCCCTCGTGGGTCGCGTCGATCGTGAAGTTCTCGATCCGGAGGTTCCGGGTCTCGGCCCCGCCGATCCAGAGCTCCTCGTCGTAGTCCTCGCCCGGGACCAGCGTGACGTCGCCCTTCCCGACCATGGCGAACTCCGAAAGCGCGTAGAGGCTGAGGTCGTTCGCCCGGTATCGACCCTCGGGGAACCGGAGCAAGGTGTCGTCCCCGGCGTATTCGTGAAAGACGTCGTCGATCGGCTCGGATCCGGTGGGGTCGGCTCCGACCTCGACCATGTCGACGACGGTCCCGTACTCCTCGTCGGCCGCCGCCGTCCCGACCAGTCCGAACGAGAGTGCGGCCCCACCGACCGTCTGTAACACTCGTCGTCGATTCGCGTCAACTCCGCCCGTGGTATTCGTACGGCGCATGTATCTCTCGCCGACCAGTAATGGTGAATAAAGATACCGAACTAAATTTTCGAATGTAAAAACAAACTTAAAAATAATTGTAGCTGATTTGTGATATATATCTACGAGAAATCCCTTTTAGAGCCCTCTTTTCGTCGATTTAGCGTGTATCAGTGTATTCATTCTATCCGATACGAAACTCAAAAAGAATGTATTTTGAGATGTTATTATCTAATTCTATATTAAATAATAGATTAAATTTTATTTATTTACAAAGAAATTATTGTGATATCGGGCGCTTCTGTTCGGACGCGAGATGACGACCGATCTCAGACGACGTCCTCGGCGCGCAGCCTGTCGATCTCCTCGGCAACGTAGCCGGTCTCCCGGAGGATTTCCTCGGTATGCTCGCCGAGTTCTGGGGGATGACGGCGAATCGAGGTCGTCGTTTCCGAGAGGAACATCGGGCTCCCGGGCATCTCGATGCTCCCTGATGGGCCCACGACCTCTCGACGCATGCCGCGGGCGGCGATCTGGGGATGGTCAAAGACGTCGGCCATGTCGTTGACCGCCCGTGCGGGGACGTCGTGGTCGATCAGGAGTTCGACCGCCTCCTCGGTCGTGAGAGTCGCGAGCTCGCGTTCGAGGATCGGGACCAGCTCCTCGCGGTGCTCGACCCGGTCTGCGTTGGTCTCGAAGCGCCCCTCTTCGGCGAGGTCTTCGCGGCCGATCGCCCGGCAGAACGCCCGCCAGAGCTTCTCCGAGGCCGCCGCGACGACGACGTGGCCGTCGCGGGTCTCGAACGCCTGATAGGGCACGATCGTCGGGTGGGCGCTGCCCATTTTTCCAGGTATCTCGCCGCTCGCGAAGTAGTTCGTCGCCATGTAGGACATCCAGGCCGCCTGGGCGTCGAGCAGGCTCACGTCGATCTTCTGACCGCCCGTATCACGCAGCTCGCGGGCCAGCAGCGCCGCGAGGATCGACTGGGTCGCGTACATCCCCGCGCCGATGTCGGCGATGGCGACGCCGACGCGGACGGGATCGCCGCCCGATTCGCCGGTAATGCTCATCATCCCACCCTCGGCCTGGATCATCAGGTCGTAGGCCGGTTTTTCGCTATCCGGCCCCCACTCGCCGTAGCCCGACAGCGAACAGTAGATCAGCTCGGGGTTGACCTCGCCGAGCGCCTCGTATCCCAGTCCCCAGTTCTCCATGGTTCCGACCCGGAAGTTCTCGACGAGGACGTCGGCCTCGGCGGCCAGCGTCCGCAGGACCTCCTGGCCCGCCTCGCTCCCGAGGTCCAGCGTGGCCGAGCGCTTGTTCCGGTTGACGCTCGCGAAGTAGGCGCTCGGGCCCTCCTCGCCGAAGCGCGGGGGGTGCCATCCCCTGGTTTGATCGCCGACGCCGGGCCGTTCGACCTTGATGACCTCCGCGCCCAGATCCCCGAGCTGCATCGTACAGAACGGCCCGACGAGCACCTGCGAGCAGTCCAGCACGGTGAGCCCCGACAGGGGCCCCTCACCCGTCGCGTCGCGGGCCTCGCCGGTCATGGCGCGAGGCGGTTCTTCCGGCCCTTCATGTGCTCGTCGTAGTACGCGAAGGTCAGTGGACACCACTCGGCGGCGATCTCCAGTACCTTCTCGGTCAGTTCCCGGATCTCCCACTGGCTGTCCGCGGCAGCGCGCATGTCGGCGACGTGCATCAGCATACGGGCGTTCATCGACATGACGAGATTGACTTCGGTGCCGATCGGCAGGACGAACCGGGCGTCCTCGGGGGCCATTCCGAGCTCGAGGAGCTCTTGGTACTCCTCGACGGACCGCGAGACCGACTCGGTGAACACCCGCTTGCGTTCGTTCACCGTTTCCTCGTCGACCGCCCCGCTCTTCTGGTTGCGACCCACCCAGTCCGGATCGCTCGCCGAGGGCGGGACGACGACCATCTCGCCGTTTCGGACCTCGGTGGGATCCACGTCGTCGAAGGCCACGTAGCGCATCGACTGGACGTCGAAGCTCACGTGGCGATGGCGGGTGAGCTGGGCCATACAGGACCGGGAGATCCCCTTGACCGCGACCGTGATCTGGGGGTGTTCGAACGGGCCGAAGTGACCGTGCGAGAGCAGGTGACCGATCAGGGTTTCCTTTTTCTCCGTGAGCGTCTGGCCGTTGACGCTTTCCATGACCTCCTCGAAGGGTTGATCGCCGACGAACCCGCTCATGTAGTCGTTTCGCGCGCCAAGACAGATGACCCGCTCGGGGTCCTCGGTGGCTTCGAGCAGCGTAACGTCCATGTTCCAGCAGGCGTCACAGCGGGACATGGGACTATCGATCTCCGTCCGGTCCCACCGTATCCGATCGTGACCCTCGCGGCGGGCGTTCAGGCCGTCACCAGAACGCGTTTCTCGTACGCGGCGAGCGAACCGTCCTCATCGACGCGGGCACGAAGTTCGACGGCGTGGTATCGAACTGGCCGACGGGCCGCGCGACTCTAATCCCGGCGGTCGTCCTCGCGTTTCAACCCGTAGTAGCCCGGTTGGTCCTCCGCGACGGGGTTGCCGACCACCAGATCCTCGCTGTTTGCAACCACCCACGGGATCGCCCAGTCCAACAGAACGGCCTCGGTGTCGGGTTCGAGTTCGGACTCGGGATCGAGCCCCTGGAGCAGGCGCCCGATCTCGTAGACGGTGTACATCTCCCCGGGCTCGAATAGCTCCTCTGCGGTGTAGAAATCACAGGGATACAGCCCGTCGAACTCGTCTTTGGGTTTGGGCATAGGAGAGATTGAACGGAGACGCCACTAAAGCTCACGGTGCGGCGGCGAAAAAACGGTGAAGTCTAGGGCGTTACTCGAAGTGGTCGAGGCACTTCTGGTACTCTTCTTCGGGGTTGTCCCAGTCGACGACGTCGAAGAACGCGTCGATGAAGTCGCCGCGGTCCGGGCCGTAATCGTAGTAGTACGAGTGCTCCCAGACGTCGAGCGCCAGTACGGGGTGTGCGCCCCAGAGCGCACCCTGGTCGTGCTTGTCGACCGCGACGTTACGAAGTTGCTTCGCAACGGGGTCGTAAACCAGAAGCGCCCAGCCGCTCGCGGTAGTGGCGGCCTTCTCGAACTCGCCCTTCCAGCCCTCGTAGGAGCCGAAGTCCTCCTCGATGCGGTCGGCGAGTTCGCCGGAGGGCTCGTCGCCGCCCTCGGGGCTCATGTTCTCCCAGAACAGCGTGTGGAGGTAGTGTCCACT
It contains:
- a CDS encoding right-handed parallel beta-helix repeat-containing protein: MLQTVGGAALSFGLVGTAAADEEYGTVVDMVEVGADPTGSEPIDDVFHEYAGDDTLLRFPEGRYRANDLSLYALSEFAMVGKGDVTLVPGEDYDEELWIGGAETRNLRIENFTIDATHEGVAPEVVVSATDGLVVRDLRKEGFHDGGTAFGFRTLDEDGHSLIENLQATDGGSGTGVYVNTTGSITFRDCEIEGFADNGLYASHSSGPVSVEGGHYANSNVAQIRLGSAGSSVEDCEVVVDEQPDGFGNMRGIRIADGSGPVGIENCEISVENGQGTGAVVGAYSGGSFDLRNTRIHVGEEYTTRRSDGSRTSYAVYVDDATAVDAGTRTIENVSVTGGGSYRGAMRFSRDDNTIENVCISQSGTRRNGIVFEGAGDNEVTDTMIDVTGEAVVLNDGSTADETGIDTAGSCPLPDTGSDD
- a CDS encoding CaiB/BaiF CoA transferase family protein, whose protein sequence is MTGEARDATGEGPLSGLTVLDCSQVLVGPFCTMQLGDLGAEVIKVERPGVGDQTRGWHPPRFGEEGPSAYFASVNRNKRSATLDLGSEAGQEVLRTLAAEADVLVENFRVGTMENWGLGYEALGEVNPELIYCSLSGYGEWGPDSEKPAYDLMIQAEGGMMSITGESGGDPVRVGVAIADIGAGMYATQSILAALLARELRDTGGQKIDVSLLDAQAAWMSYMATNYFASGEIPGKMGSAHPTIVPYQAFETRDGHVVVAAASEKLWRAFCRAIGREDLAEEGRFETNADRVEHREELVPILERELATLTTEEAVELLIDHDVPARAVNDMADVFDHPQIAARGMRREVVGPSGSIEMPGSPMFLSETTTSIRRHPPELGEHTEEILRETGYVAEEIDRLRAEDVV
- the thyX gene encoding FAD-dependent thymidylate synthase produces the protein MDVTLLEATEDPERVICLGARNDYMSGFVGDQPFEEVMESVNGQTLTEKKETLIGHLLSHGHFGPFEHPQITVAVKGISRSCMAQLTRHRHVSFDVQSMRYVAFDDVDPTEVRNGEMVVVPPSASDPDWVGRNQKSGAVDEETVNERKRVFTESVSRSVEEYQELLELGMAPEDARFVLPIGTEVNLVMSMNARMLMHVADMRAAADSQWEIRELTEKVLEIAAEWCPLTFAYYDEHMKGRKNRLAP
- a CDS encoding DUF5827 family protein, whose product is MPKPKDEFDGLYPCDFYTAEELFEPGEMYTVYEIGRLLQGLDPESELEPDTEAVLLDWAIPWVVANSEDLVVGNPVAEDQPGYYGLKREDDRRD
- the sod gene encoding superoxide dismutase, whose translation is MPEKSNAELPPLPYDYDALEPSISEQVLTWHHDTHHQGYVNGLNSAEETLAENRESGDYSSTGTALGNVTHNGSGHYLHTLFWENMSPEGGDEPSGELADRIEEDFGSYEGWKGEFEKAATTASGWALLVYDPVAKQLRNVAVDKHDQGALWGAHPVLALDVWEHSYYYDYGPDRGDFIDAFFDVVDWDNPEEEYQKCLDHFE